Within the Pseudorasbora parva isolate DD20220531a chromosome 15, ASM2467924v1, whole genome shotgun sequence genome, the region agttgcgtttgcgtgcttctagtaaacacagaaactggcgaacggcggcggtctttcgaatcagctttgaccgcgactctggaagacttggagttaagcttttctctgagaaaagaacaaagaacggcactgaagtcattcttaaaaagggaagatgtgttcggagtttagccgaccggattcggtgaatgtttaatctatcaactagctctgtttcaccttcgttactctggttggttgtagcgctatcctatcgcgtgcagagggagtttgacagacaaccgtttatccgcccctcagattgagctgtcaatggtgagtttccagaccagacatcttgatgtgggtctggcttgtcaggctagttttcACCTCTACAGCTGGTGAAAAAGAATCCAACAGGACTCAtgcagaaatcatattcatggatgagctaatgtattaaatatttatttaatgttactgtagtataaagCAGGGTGGGGCTGAAAACCGTTGGAGCGGAACAAGAATGAGgatattaaaatatccaaaagccACTAGAACAAAAATTTACTTCGTTGACTTGTGAActtgcattatcccaaatgtttccaagaatgtttaattTCAGAGAAATTACCAATTTTAGCCATGTCTGTGTTGTCTAATAATAACATCATACCCACATAACCCTCGATTTTGagtcttttattttttagaaaccatggaaatacaaaaaaaacgCTTTAATAAATGATGtgctttattagacaggtgagcaactgtttggatacattcatcaacaaaaataaataaattcggAAATCGTTCCGCCCCTTCCTTCTTCAAACTACAGTAACActaataaatctttaatacTTTAGCTCATCCGTGGATATCATGAGTCCTGTtggattcttttccaccggctgcgATTACACAAAATCAAGACATCTTCAAGCTACACCTCTGTTTTGAACAAGCAACCTCTAGCAGCAAAAATTGTGTCTTTTAACAGCCATAGGCCTCAATGACTGTCATTGTATGGAAATCATTTATATTAAGTTTCTTTAAAAAGTCCTTTATTTCCACTGGGGAAAATAAagcatacaagtttggaacaaaatgagggTGCAATTGTGTTTATTGAAATCTCATCATTTCCATTAAACATAAAATTGTATTCATTTATCCTGTTCCCAGGCTTGCTGACACCCAGATTGAATTGGattccacaaaaaataaatctgcaaccACCCTGTTAGCCACAGAGGATGAAATACTACATCTAAAGTCAGAGTGAGTCAGAGACTGTGAACTTTGCCAAAATTTCTTTTTATATCTTTGTGTATTGAACATTTAGACAGTTGTATGAACTGTACGACTGCTGAGTGGCCATTTGTGTACTGAAAAGCGATATGTTTGAGAattcaatatttatataatgttaaaCAATGGAATTGTGTCAGGTTGCGCGTTGCTCAAGATCAGGTTGATCTGTATAAGAGAAAGCTGGATGTACTTGATGACTATGAGAGGCAGGTCAGAATCCTACGAGATGAGGTCTCGTTCCTCACCGCTGAAAAAGCTGTTCTACAGGAAAGGTACAGTTGACACAAAAGTAGCTTTTCGCTTAGTGCAAATGAGACTTAAGTAAACTTTACTTCCTCTTTTAACTCACTTCCAGATTGGTCAGGAGCCGTTCACCGAGTCCTCTTCCAAGGCGGAGTCGCTCGGTCAGCCCTGTGAGGGGCGAGTCTCCTACACGTGCACAGCTCACTAGTTCCTCTCGGCATGCACGGATGGTCTCCCGATTCTCAGACCTGTATGCCACAGAGAGGCTGGACTCCCAAAGTCTCCTGCGCAGATACATTGATGACCTGGAAACAGTCCAGAGGATCATTTTCATCGCTGCTGTGGTAAGAAAAGCTTCATCAATTACCATCCTGAGATAACAGCTAATGTAGGCTAGTAATAACATTATGGTTCTTTATAAAATCGTAGAACATATTAAAGAACATAACAGTATTCAAAAATGGAAGAAAATATTCTATTCTAATATGATGCTGTATTGTAATTAAATGGTACATAACACAGAGTTTCTgtcaatctcatgttaatcttgagtccCTATAGAGTTGTATTGCATCCTTTACAGTACTTCTCTGAAGAGTCTTTCAGAGACAGCTATGCTGTAACGCTTCCTTCCAAAAACAGCCAAACTTGTGCAGGCGTGCAGTGGAaggcggacacacacacacacacacacacacacacacacacacacacacacacacacacacacacacacacacacacacacacacacacaaacacggcattatccctggataacttttgaTTCAATATACATTCATTACATGCACTTACAtgccgattgccaacaaaacaaacatttgatgcagtttcgaCTCATGActgggaacaaacaaacacacttgcagaactctgttgctgctccggaaaaataaattgcatccactgtttccttaacactgggttatttggaaagctgaacaaggttatctttaCCTCACAACCAGAAAAACACTTCAGGGCCATACTCGGGGAAAAAACTTTACGAAGCGTATTTGAATCCCGAaagagtgtatttggcacagaaataatCTTTCATTCGTCCAACttgtttttttgaaatgttggccatgtttagcatgattatccaactctttaacagtgtaaataagccAGAATGCATGAAAGAGCATTAGACCTCACCTTCAACATACCAACTATCTTATACAAAATTAAAGACAAATATTATATtagatgttattttatattatattaaagcaGTAGGAAAAATGATGTATCGTAATTAAGAATTTGTATTGTCCAACAGGAGTCATTTCAGGCTGCTAAACTGGCCTATCGGCAGTTTAAAGCACGTGTGAGGAAGACACTTTCCTCCACTCATGTTGGTCCTGAGAGTCTGGAGGATGCAGTGGTGGATTACATTGTGAGAAACTTGGACCTGTATGATGTGCAGAGCAGCGTTAATGTACGTTTGATTAAGTAATGTTTGGCAACCCTTAAATATCTAAATTATCGTTTTAGTAAGTCACAAATTGTTTCCCTCCCCTGAAACCCTTACTGAGTATTTTGAGTAATTTCTTTAATTCTTTAATTCTGAGTCTTTAATCATTAAATTTCCATCTATTTAGGACGTGATCAACGCGATGAACGTAAACCCACGCATCTCTTTCCCTCCGGAGGTGGACTTTGTTCTGATCAGCAGCTTCATTAGGGAAGCATGTCGAATAGCATTTGCCATGCAAACTCTTGACCCACCACTGGACCTGGCCTTCAGCTCAGATGGTGAACTCTACAGTGATGTTAAGTGAGTggagcttataaatcagacatcAGCAACACATCTCAAGGGTCTTgagacatttttaaaagttcTAAAACACACAGTGTCTTCTTTTGTCAGAAATGacagattcatttattttttgaaatttGGGATGGTATGACGCTTAGTGACttttataaacaaaaaaaatcacggACATGATTGGGATATGTTaaagtttcaaaaaaaaaaaaaaaaaacattcacactTGGCTaccctgacgtggtcatactcaattctagtcagaatggCTCTCATtcatcaaaagtgcgtacaccaaatttccagcgtacaccttgcgtacccccaaacccacggtgactttgagatttatcaatatggacgttggcgtacggcacacTCAATTCCTACGACAGCTCAGGAGATGGTGTACGCACGTTAGTGTGAAagttagtgtgaaaatgcgcagaaaaacaattgctaacaccacaaaacgcactgacaaagatatgctatatgacccactgttaaaaaccacaacaacaacattcagtgtttatttttgtgcaacatgaacatcaatgtttaatttgtgtgactttacctaagcgtttgatttgtaggcatatgtattcctccagtcgcgactCACGAGCCTGTgggctttatctgacgtttcaggcccgcctggcccggcagctgcgcacgcactgggactaaaataattcagactgacaaaataataaaaatgaccttcttcttctaaataacaaaagtcattaagaataaaaatcataataataagaatcttacaaatttgtcatgtaattattaatgtgaatgaatggtaggctactccacatcacatcatcatgtCTATTGTAcacaatacatgtgccgtgatatgaaattaaatgctaattgtttcaaaacatgtaatgtaaaataatgcattgtgatcgtaatttatcatccaaacagctatttaaactgctggagtgtgcTTCTAAACCGCCACACTATtaagagtactcgtaatttgtgtccatattttgtttttgtaggtgcctttaattccactctttaaactcccaaataaaacaatttcgtttttttttttccacttccctggtgatggtctcgatgggcgcgtctcaatcatctcactagttcagtagtcagagcactgatcagggagtcagcccattgacttatgtcctaatcagttccctgactagtggactagtgagatgattgagcgcgcccgatctccacgtcggagaagtttcgcttctttgccgtcttctgtttgtccatggcgtaaaatgagggcgtgggggaggcggagacttgaatatataggggcgtgttattctaatgacaatcattttcagccgcggcatttatcaagggcaagtattgtgTACACCTGGATTAcagaggtacgcacagcttcataaatcaggcgatgagaggagtgtaagcataatcttacgccaacatatacaccagtttctacgcaagattgataaatgagggccaatatgagtgtgatactgctccattgggctgtgattatggggcgtgtttcaaccgaaccaggaaagacctcaattggattaCAATTGTACACCCTACAACCAATctgagcaacgaagcgacgcattagtTGTCAagcgtcaacagagctcaactgcactgtgttgccatgtCCGTGTTTTactccgcgggttgttttccatgtccgcggattgaagcgactattatgtgatatatagatgcATGAATGCCAATTTTAGCAAGCAACCTTGCcagaataacacacattttaccccccgaaacgcctgagaagctattgttttgggctagtagttggcgggttttgttgtaaaaacatggcaaccctgtctgcacgcacgctggaataaacaatctttaacggtgttgtaaaaaaagaaaagaatttaaggatacacagagtacttacccaacatgatcatcatttcagagagaaattgtgaaggtgaatgcatatacaaacaagctctccgttcaagatttgaacaaatataatccaagcgcctttgatgacgtgcatgattacgttactgttgatcatctgtccgtcatcatctaaagcccgccctgatgatctcattggtccgaacagtttctgttgtgttcggagataattactcctctatggatcgaggccagaccgaactgcccgtcCTCAAATGTTATGGGCAGGgctgagtttggctggcatccaggctaacatGGCATCTTCAGGGTCAAAAAAGACAAACATAGGAAAAGAATGGGAATATACCAAAAAAGAGACTCTTTTGATAGTACAATCTACAAATCAGCCACTGTGCAGAAAAAAAGTGCACAGCAATGAAGGGGTGACACTCTAAATGATCAAGAGTGCAAAAtagacacacccacacacatatATGTGAACTAGCGGGACTAAGTGATAACACTGAGCAGGTTTTTCGCAAATAtgtgaaataaaatcaataattcaGCCACAATGCAGTACAAAAATGAACAGCAAGGAAAAGgttaaacaaaaatacaaaacagcGACACACACGTAAACCAGTGGCTTACCCCGTCACACTTTTTCTTCCTCTCAGGTATAGGCGCAGTTTTGACTCAGAGTTCACCGCTCCACTGGTGGCGTATCACGTGTGGCCTGCACTGTTGGAGGGAGACACTGTCATACTAAAGGGAGAGGCGGTCACTAGGAGAGGAGCTCTGGTATGTGGAGGCCATTTGGGGAAAATCAATCAAAACAGCATTTATACTAGTCATGACAAACTCATACTGCATAGAAAAGGAGAAAAGTATGgggaaaaacatatttttgttcaTTCTTTAGTTATTTGTGaagaattaaatattaaaatgtttaagtttgtgTGGacgtacatgttttttttttttttctagtggAGAAGCAGGAGTCGTAGTTCAAGTCCTGTCCGCTCTCGTTCAGGAAGCCCCAGCCGCACATTTGtgagtttttactgaacatttGTGTCTTCCAAatcaagggatagttcacctaaaaaaaaaaaaattctatcaTATTTTTTTCACCCACACCTgaaacctgtatgattttctttcttctgtggaacatagaTGGAGTTATTAATAGCAGAATGTCTATGCTGCTGTTTTCTATGAAAGTGAATGGTGGCCATGGCGttcaaaaaaagattttgagTTAATAATGACAGTCagtctgttcctcacacaatATCATTTTGCTTGAGCAGGTACATAACGCATAAATTGCACTCACTGGCCACTTTATCAGGTACACCTTGCTAGTACCGAGCTGGACCTggttttgccttcagaacttcCTTAATAATGCTGGAAACATTCATCAGAGATTTTGATTCATATTGATATGATAGCATCAAGCAGTTGCTGCAGATTTGTTGGATGGTCATTCATGATATAAatctcctgttccaccacatcccaaagctgctctattggattgagatctggtgagTTTAGTGGACTCTGTCATGTGCAAGAAACGTTTGAGATGattttgagctttgtgacatggtgcgtTATCCTCCTGGAAGTAACCTTCAGAAGGTGTGCACTGTGGTCAAAAAGGGATGGACaaatggcatttaaatgatgctcaATTGGTACTTAAGGGCCCAAAGTGTGCCATCACCAGCAGCTTGAACTGTCGATACAATGCAGAATGGATTCATGCTTTCATGTTTTATACATGTTTCATTTATATTGTTTGATGTTGTGTTCAGGGATGCTCTTCAGCAGACCTCGGTTGTAAAGAGTGATTATTTGACTTGCTGTTGCCATtctatcttctattctattggcTCACTCCAGTCTGGCCATTTACTGTGAAAATATTACTTTAATCAACAGGTGTATGGTCTCGCAGTCTGGACAAATCTTCTAGTGTGTGTATTTGGAGGATTATAATGCAAAAAATCGGTTGAATCTGCTCTGATGTCTATGGTCTCCCACAGTTTTAAAATTGATTACGATTTGAAAATCGTGTCCCAGgccttatttttaaaaaccagTCAATGTCTgttgccatgtgattggctgattagatatttgCTTTAACTAGCAGAACTTTTCtgtacctaataaagtggccGGTGAGTGTATATAAACCAGTTTTGTTGCGCTTTTATGGTGCGTTTTTGCTCTTTGCAGCTTGAAAACCCTTGATACTCATGCAATTTCATTAGAGAGAACGGCTCGGACATTACTTCTTTGGTCTCTCAGAAGAAAGTAAATCATACAAGCTTggaatgtgagaaaatgttgacaGAATTGTGAACTACTCCTTAGATATTCCCAAAAGTAAACAAGGAAAACAATATGGTCCACAATGTGGTATATAGTCCACAATTCGTATTAGTTTTACAATTAAGTTTTCTTCACATCTCTCTTGCACACGCTTCCTCACTGAGTCTGAGGGTTAGTACAATTCTTCTCGTGTGTTTCTCTCAAAATTATTCTTGCTTTTTAATAAGAGCCATTTTTCCAGCTGCTCTGTGAGTGATTTGAAGCGGTATCCTTCTCTTTCAGATGCCTAGTCGAAGCCCTTCTCCTGGACGTCTCTCAAGTAGTCGACTTTAAAATTTGGTACCTGACCTCACTTCACACTGGATACATGACCAAACAAAAGCAGAATaatcaaaacattaaaaaaaattgtttctgCTTTAACATATGTTCTTTGTGTGGGGATGAACTAGAAACATAAGTGGAAAAACAATTACCTTCACAAATTCCTCAACGCTTATGAAGAATGGATTAATTTGTCAAGTTTAACAAGATTTACAAGAGGAAAAACCTCCATGCTAATATTACCTGAGTGGATTGTACTTGACAGCTAGTAGCTCAATATGATTAGCCAGTTACTACACCTTAATTGTACTAGATTATCaccattttaaaaagaaagacAGTGCACTCATATTACTGGAACAAATTACTTGATGCAGCCTtgctgagcataagagacttatttcAAAATCATTATTGAAAAATTACATACACTAAACTTTTGAACGATAGTGTTTAAAGCAAAAATGGCTTGTTAAGGTGCTCTGTTTGTCTGTGATATATGGACATCCTTTTAAGGTGCTATTCTTTCTATTGTATTTGTATGCAAAGTCTTCACATTTGTGATTTGAATTTTTATCTCTATAGCAATTATGATCAGAGAAAATCTTGTCTTCTAGAATCTAGATCACACCTGCAcgccagcacttttagaaaaatgAATTGGTTTTTTTGTATTGATATCCGTATTTCTGTTATCACTCTAAATAGAAGTGCTGTTCGTGAAGTGTTGAACTGTCATTAATTTGTTTCTTCTACGTAATCTGTAGacactaatatatttttttttacagactattgaatgcatttccaCTTTACGATCAGTGTAAATGTCAGTTTAATTATTTCCTAATGTTggtgctatttttttttcttcaatactAAAGAATGACCTGTTTATCAAATTGCAGTGTTTTGAATTCGTGGCATTCTAAGCTGTTCAAAACCTCAATTTCATGGTTTTTGGTGCTCAGTCTATTCTGTTAATTGCCTCATGTTTAAGAGGTCTTTATCAAGGAAAGTACTTTTTCTGTTATGTCAAATCATTTATTAAATTTGTTTTAACAAACCAAAAAGGCATGAGTTTGAATCACCAGGAAGAGGTCTGTAATTTATGGTTTAAGCTTAGGCTACCGTTTAAGAGAAAATTTTGCTATTttcataaagtaaaataatttgtCAGTCTGAGTGCCCAGTTTTAGTTTTCCTTAATGGTAATAATGGAATATAAA harbors:
- the spata18 gene encoding mitochondria-eating protein is translated as MADTLRRLVNSSPYSVLQDKLEAWYKDYHVFSCDQNLNRCCELVELTSKIQGQLFTILNLTAQEGGHYSGVDTLKSRLLPWLGSCFTIAASSVSSDTSLSLIQESMEKDRKIRELSSSHESNMQDIEDRLCSTRIELDSVKQELADTQIELDSTKNKSATTLLATEDEILHLKSELRVAQDQVDLYKRKLDVLDDYERQVRILRDEVSFLTAEKAVLQERLVRSRSPSPLPRRSRSVSPVRGESPTRAQLTSSSRHARMVSRFSDLYATERLDSQSLLRRYIDDLETVQRIIFIAAVESFQAAKLAYRQFKARVRKTLSSTHVGPESLEDAVVDYIVRNLDLYDVQSSVNDVINAMNVNPRISFPPEVDFVLISSFIREACRIAFAMQTLDPPLDLAFSSDGELYSDVKYRRSFDSEFTAPLVAYHVWPALLEGDTVILKGEAVTRRGALWRSRSRSSSPVRSRSGSPSRTFMPSRSPSPGRLSSSRL